The Hyperthermus butylicus DSM 5456 genome includes a region encoding these proteins:
- a CDS encoding RNA 2'-phosphotransferase, with translation MKPVYRCRVCSAYTEEPVHCGRPAEPLMTGEQRLRLSKLMTTLLRHLPHEAGLRLDPQGWVGIDELVRGIRERWRNRHLYQWVTRDHVIAVALLDPKGRFQLDLARGRIRAAYGHTVRVELGYRPLSMDELPDKLYHGTVAENLASILSEGLKPMRRLMVHMTTDYSSAVETGRRHGPNVVVLVIDPRCLAKHGIPVYRASDTIYLAPSVPPNCITGKIARNPQSARKTYLHA, from the coding sequence TTGAAGCCCGTCTACCGCTGCAGGGTCTGCAGCGCCTACACCGAGGAGCCAGTACACTGTGGCAGGCCCGCAGAGCCGTTGATGACGGGGGAGCAGAGGCTAAGGCTTAGCAAGCTCATGACAACCCTGCTGCGCCATCTCCCCCACGAAGCTGGGCTACGCCTCGACCCCCAAGGGTGGGTTGGAATAGACGAGCTTGTCCGCGGGATAAGGGAGAGGTGGAGGAACCGCCACCTCTACCAGTGGGTTACCCGGGACCACGTCATAGCGGTAGCTCTCCTTGACCCGAAGGGGAGGTTCCAGCTAGACCTCGCGAGGGGCAGGATAAGAGCCGCCTACGGCCACACTGTGAGGGTTGAGCTGGGCTACCGCCCCCTCAGCATGGATGAGTTGCCAGACAAGCTGTACCACGGCACTGTTGCAGAGAACCTGGCTTCGATACTGAGTGAGGGGCTTAAGCCCATGAGGAGGCTGATGGTTCACATGACAACAGACTACAGCTCCGCCGTGGAGACAGGGCGGAGGCACGGGCCTAACGTTGTGGTACTTGTCATAGATCCTCGATGCCTGGCGAAACACGGCATACCAGTCTACCGAGCTAGCGACACTATCTACCTGGCTCCTAGTGTGCCACCAAACTGCATTACAGGGAAAATAGCGCGAAACCCGCAATCGGCCAGGAAGACCTACCTGCATGCCTAG
- a CDS encoding EamA family transporter — translation MAGEQYWALYALGAFVFFGVTNFILKYASVKGIPSIEGTAILLLGAGLTGILATLVMMYRGMFDGSRNPSLAGVDPKYFALMAVAGVTLALGMYFLKLAVATGKAGPATAIALSNAVLVAALAWLVLGEKLSTSELVGMTLYVAAILVFSLKPLG, via the coding sequence ATGGCTGGCGAGCAGTACTGGGCCCTCTATGCTCTTGGCGCCTTCGTATTCTTTGGTGTCACAAACTTCATCCTCAAATATGCCTCCGTGAAGGGAATACCATCTATTGAGGGTACCGCCATACTCCTCCTCGGCGCAGGCCTCACCGGCATTCTGGCGACACTGGTAATGATGTACCGGGGCATGTTTGATGGCAGCCGTAATCCCAGCCTAGCCGGGGTAGATCCAAAGTACTTCGCCCTAATGGCTGTGGCCGGGGTAACCCTCGCCCTCGGTATGTACTTCCTAAAGCTCGCAGTAGCAACGGGTAAGGCTGGCCCAGCCACCGCGATAGCACTGTCGAATGCTGTGCTCGTAGCAGCGCTAGCCTGGCTAGTCCTGGGCGAGAAGCTCTCCACAAGCGAGCTGGTGGGAATGACACTCTACGTCGCGGCAATACTGGTCTTCAGCCTCAAACCCCTCGGCTAG
- a CDS encoding nickel-dependent hydrogenase large subunit, producing MTRTSRTIRIHIDPITRIEGHLGLRLHVDAETRKPTGEAWTFVTMFRGFEIFSIGRPPEDLPHVTSRICGVCGASHANASVLAVDMAYGVSPKPMGVVLRNMAFAMTDHIYDHSIILGMLEGPDYSAAIVSKFTPSVYDHAKKVYAEHRDIHGFTTIADIMEALNPLTGKVWQYAVRFQRLAREAGVLIYGRHSHPSTLIPGGISTDISDAENLLLAYTTRLIKLTAWVKWFYALWEDLLSFFEKEVTLPGGLPYSCNGLSYAYTSEPSECPGMKTTVLAVTSSGIFDDPEAYGEDMPQYDPVEFYKAIDKAAIKRLLKPGIVIRGELVSTSLKEYQRSIMEHVERAFYEDWDKPRWYREQDPEGSPLLHGKYDAKYHPWNKVTIPKLEGKAINWSGKYTWATHVRLVWKDGSILPFEVGPYARLLITSMHNYSVNVDGADAWFKAGGREITVHLPRACTDELPGSVCEPMEFKWKVPPISTTIYRLWARAFNLLLDVVGAWKGVSQYRSLLDKRYTETSRPWKVPRTITFGFGFTEAPRGTVRHWVVQENGKVLNVQIHAPTTGNVSPHDRFGYSPFEQSALNSWVTEELPPEEWQGLDFVRSIRSFDPCLACAVHLAFRKDGKTVKTVEKMLTHAYYTF from the coding sequence ATGACACGTACATCACGCACAATTAGGATCCATATAGACCCTATAACGAGGATTGAGGGGCACCTCGGACTCCGGCTCCACGTAGATGCAGAGACTAGGAAGCCTACCGGCGAGGCATGGACATTCGTAACAATGTTCCGTGGCTTCGAAATCTTCAGTATAGGCAGACCGCCGGAAGACCTGCCGCACGTAACCAGCAGGATTTGTGGTGTATGTGGCGCCAGCCATGCTAATGCTAGCGTTCTAGCAGTAGACATGGCATATGGTGTTAGCCCAAAGCCCATGGGTGTTGTGCTTAGAAACATGGCATTCGCTATGACCGACCACATCTACGACCATAGCATTATTCTCGGCATGCTCGAGGGCCCCGACTATAGTGCAGCAATAGTCTCGAAGTTTACGCCAAGCGTATATGACCACGCCAAGAAGGTCTACGCTGAGCACAGGGATATACATGGCTTTACAACCATAGCAGACATAATGGAGGCCCTTAACCCGCTCACCGGCAAGGTGTGGCAGTACGCGGTTAGGTTCCAGAGGCTTGCTAGAGAAGCTGGCGTACTTATCTACGGTAGGCACAGCCACCCATCAACACTGATACCTGGCGGCATATCCACTGACATAAGCGATGCAGAAAACCTACTACTAGCCTATACGACACGCCTCATCAAGCTAACTGCGTGGGTAAAATGGTTCTACGCTCTATGGGAGGACCTGCTAAGCTTCTTCGAGAAAGAAGTAACGCTGCCGGGAGGCCTGCCATACTCCTGCAACGGGCTAAGTTACGCCTACACCAGCGAGCCCAGCGAGTGCCCAGGCATGAAGACAACCGTCCTAGCAGTAACAAGCAGCGGTATATTCGACGACCCCGAGGCGTATGGCGAGGACATGCCACAGTACGACCCAGTAGAATTCTACAAGGCCATAGACAAGGCCGCTATTAAGCGCCTACTAAAGCCGGGTATAGTGATACGCGGTGAACTCGTCTCCACAAGCCTTAAGGAGTACCAGCGCAGCATAATGGAGCACGTTGAAAGGGCGTTCTACGAGGACTGGGATAAGCCACGCTGGTATCGAGAACAAGATCCCGAGGGGAGCCCGCTGCTGCACGGCAAGTATGACGCAAAGTACCATCCATGGAACAAGGTTACCATACCGAAGCTTGAGGGCAAAGCAATCAACTGGAGTGGAAAGTACACATGGGCAACACATGTAAGGCTAGTATGGAAGGACGGCTCTATACTACCATTCGAGGTAGGCCCCTATGCAAGGCTGCTCATAACATCAATGCACAACTACAGCGTTAACGTTGACGGTGCTGATGCATGGTTTAAGGCTGGTGGGAGGGAGATAACTGTACACCTGCCACGCGCTTGTACAGACGAGCTACCAGGCTCTGTCTGCGAGCCAATGGAGTTCAAGTGGAAGGTGCCACCAATAAGCACGACGATATACAGGCTATGGGCTAGAGCATTCAACCTACTGTTAGACGTAGTGGGCGCCTGGAAGGGTGTATCACAGTATCGCAGCCTACTAGATAAGCGGTATACCGAGACATCGAGGCCGTGGAAGGTACCACGAACAATAACTTTCGGTTTCGGCTTCACCGAGGCGCCACGCGGCACTGTGAGACACTGGGTAGTCCAAGAGAACGGTAAGGTGCTCAACGTGCAGATACACGCGCCAACCACGGGCAATGTCTCGCCACATGACAGGTTCGGATACAGCCCCTTCGAGCAGAGCGCGCTAAACAGCTGGGTAACAGAAGAGCTGCCACCCGAGGAGTGGCAGGGCCTAGACTTCGTGAGATCGATAAGGAGCTTCGACCCATGCCTGGCATGCGCTGTCCACCTAGCATTCCGCAAGGACGGCAAAACCGTCAAGACCGTCGAGAAGATGCTAACACACGCATACTACACCTTCTGA
- a CDS encoding hydrogenase maturation protease: MRLLVLGVGNPLFADDGLGYCVVRGLEECSSRPSCVEFEAVQALEPGLVALFEGRDHVVIIDIVDPRMLPPAAKLLVVELDPNRLSSSEITGAIVSTSSHELNPASLAVLARASGLFNGRVTVLGVPGFNIELGGRVSGEALQALPVLVRELSSRISRLCGEEIVVDMECFWRIVSRECSVSHGGAGASPG, from the coding sequence GTGAGGCTGCTAGTACTGGGTGTCGGCAATCCCCTCTTTGCCGACGACGGGCTGGGTTACTGTGTTGTTCGGGGTCTCGAGGAGTGTAGTTCTAGGCCATCATGTGTAGAGTTTGAGGCTGTTCAAGCTCTCGAGCCAGGCCTAGTAGCGCTCTTCGAGGGTAGGGACCATGTTGTGATCATTGATATTGTGGATCCGCGTATGCTTCCTCCAGCTGCTAAGCTCTTAGTGGTGGAGCTTGACCCCAACAGGCTCAGTAGCTCCGAGATTACCGGAGCAATAGTTAGTACAAGCTCTCACGAGCTGAACCCGGCAAGCCTCGCGGTCTTAGCGAGAGCCTCAGGGCTCTTCAACGGTAGGGTGACCGTACTCGGCGTGCCGGGATTCAATATCGAGCTGGGAGGTAGGGTTTCCGGCGAGGCACTCCAGGCGCTCCCCGTTCTCGTTAGGGAGCTCAGCTCTAGGATCTCGAGGCTCTGTGGCGAGGAGATAGTGGTGGACATGGAGTGCTTCTGGAGGATCGTTAGCAGAGAGTGTAGCGTTAGTCACGGTGGAGCTGGTGCCAGCCCAGGGTAG
- the fen gene encoding flap endonuclease-1, whose protein sequence is MGVNIREVIPPEAIQEIDLAHLKYKVVAIDAYNALYQFLTAIRQPDGTPLMDSKGRITSHLSGLFYRTINLMEHGIKIVYVFDGKPPEMKYLEIERRKRVKSEAVKKYEEAVKKGDTKAARRYAQMAARLTDEMVEDAKKLLDAMGVPWVQAPAEGEAQAAFMARRGDAWAAASQDYDSLLFGSPRLVRNLAITGRRKLPRKDVYVEIKPELIELDKLLKALGITREQLVALGILIGTDYNPDGVKGIGPKTALKMVKAHRDPVKLLQGLPRHEFPTDPLKIYEYFLNPPVTTDYKLEWREPDEKKVFEILVEGHDFSPERVRNALERLKKAYREHFRGQQMGLDAWLRR, encoded by the coding sequence TTGGGAGTTAATATCAGGGAGGTTATCCCACCGGAGGCTATTCAGGAGATAGACCTTGCTCATCTAAAATACAAGGTCGTAGCTATTGACGCATATAACGCGCTCTACCAGTTCCTCACAGCTATAAGACAGCCCGATGGAACACCACTCATGGACTCCAAGGGCCGGATTACAAGCCATCTCAGCGGCCTATTCTACCGGACCATAAACCTAATGGAGCACGGAATTAAGATAGTCTACGTTTTTGATGGAAAGCCACCCGAGATGAAGTATCTCGAGATTGAGAGGCGCAAGCGGGTGAAGAGCGAGGCTGTAAAGAAGTACGAGGAAGCTGTGAAGAAGGGTGATACAAAAGCTGCAAGGCGCTATGCACAGATGGCTGCTAGGCTTACCGACGAAATGGTAGAGGATGCTAAGAAGCTGCTTGACGCTATGGGGGTTCCATGGGTGCAGGCTCCCGCCGAGGGTGAAGCCCAGGCAGCATTCATGGCTCGGCGTGGCGATGCATGGGCCGCTGCAAGCCAGGACTACGACTCTCTCCTCTTCGGCTCCCCGAGGCTCGTAAGAAACCTTGCAATTACTGGTAGGCGTAAGCTGCCACGAAAAGACGTCTATGTCGAGATCAAGCCGGAACTCATAGAGCTGGATAAGCTTCTAAAGGCCTTGGGGATTACCAGGGAGCAGCTCGTAGCGCTAGGCATACTGATAGGAACAGACTACAACCCCGACGGTGTAAAGGGGATTGGTCCTAAGACAGCATTGAAAATGGTGAAGGCTCACCGTGACCCTGTAAAGCTTCTACAAGGCCTTCCTAGGCACGAGTTTCCAACGGATCCACTGAAGATCTACGAGTACTTCCTCAATCCGCCAGTAACGACCGACTATAAGCTTGAGTGGAGGGAGCCCGACGAGAAGAAGGTGTTCGAGATTCTAGTCGAGGGGCATGACTTCAGCCCGGAGAGGGTCAGGAATGCGCTTGAGCGGCTCAAGAAGGCGTATAGGGAGCATTTCCGGGGCCAGCAAATGGGGCTTGACGCCTGGCTACGAAGGTAA
- the cysC gene encoding adenylyl-sulfate kinase, with protein MERHGNAGLICLKRGIVAWLTGLPGSGKTTIARLAAEKLREMGYRVEHLDGDWVRKTINPDAGYTREERRRHLLRVAWIARLLARHGVIVLCSFVSPYRDVRREVREIVEAEGVPFIEVYVKCPVEECIKRDPKGLYRKALQGLIKHFTGVSDPYEPPENPDLELDTVSNTAEENAEKLVETILARLPRDKPG; from the coding sequence TTGGAGCGCCATGGGAATGCTGGGCTGATATGCCTCAAACGCGGTATTGTAGCGTGGCTTACGGGGCTGCCGGGTAGCGGCAAGACAACTATAGCCCGTCTCGCCGCGGAGAAGCTCCGCGAGATGGGGTATCGCGTCGAGCACCTTGACGGCGACTGGGTAAGGAAGACCATCAACCCCGATGCGGGCTACACCAGGGAGGAGAGGCGCCGACACCTTCTACGGGTAGCGTGGATAGCCAGGCTTCTGGCCCGGCACGGTGTTATAGTTCTCTGCAGCTTCGTCTCCCCATACCGTGACGTACGTAGGGAGGTGCGGGAAATAGTCGAGGCGGAGGGTGTACCCTTCATAGAGGTCTACGTCAAGTGTCCAGTGGAGGAATGCATCAAGCGCGACCCGAAGGGCCTCTATCGGAAGGCGCTGCAAGGCCTAATCAAGCACTTCACCGGGGTGAGCGACCCCTACGAGCCGCCGGAAAACCCGGACCTGGAGCTAGACACGGTAAGCAATACAGCTGAGGAAAACGCCGAGAAGCTTGTTGAAACGATACTTGCGAGACTACCCCGGGATAAGCCAGGCTAA
- a CDS encoding Reeler domain-containing protein: MRKLVVVLGLVALILVFGIAAYRHAEAMSNGAPQLNCLQCHQSAAQNPVDFTITGLPQNYQPGKTYTITIKINNGPDCSSGVACGGFAVVVDAGELIASDSKNTFISGEILTHTKDGSMLREWTFQWKAPENPVPVTFNISVIAANGDGTFNGDAFGNKVIKIEPAKAAEEEPAKQEEEPSTTTTTTTTTTTRTVTTVEKTEHNLPLAIAVAVVIFVVVVAGYLLLARK; this comes from the coding sequence TTGAGAAAGCTTGTGGTAGTACTAGGCCTTGTAGCTCTAATACTAGTGTTCGGCATCGCCGCCTACAGGCACGCTGAGGCAATGAGTAACGGCGCGCCACAGCTCAACTGTCTACAGTGCCACCAGAGTGCGGCGCAGAATCCGGTGGACTTCACTATAACTGGCCTGCCGCAGAACTACCAGCCGGGCAAGACCTACACGATAACGATCAAGATCAATAATGGCCCAGACTGTAGCAGTGGCGTAGCCTGTGGCGGCTTTGCAGTAGTGGTAGATGCTGGCGAGCTAATAGCCAGCGACAGCAAGAACACCTTCATCTCCGGCGAGATACTAACCCACACCAAGGACGGCTCAATGCTGCGCGAGTGGACATTCCAGTGGAAGGCTCCAGAGAACCCAGTGCCGGTAACCTTCAACATATCCGTAATAGCTGCCAACGGTGACGGCACCTTCAACGGCGATGCCTTCGGTAATAAGGTGATAAAGATAGAGCCCGCCAAGGCCGCTGAAGAGGAGCCTGCTAAACAAGAGGAGGAGCCGAGCACAACAACCACAACAACTACGACTACAACCACTAGGACGGTGACAACCGTTGAGAAGACAGAGCACAACCTGCCTCTAGCGATAGCTGTAGCAGTTGTAATATTCGTAGTAGTAGTTGCCGGCTACCTACTACTAGCCAGGAAATAA
- a CDS encoding hydrogenase, translating to MLELRLSRRQFLKLAGTTALLASLDWRKLIRRAFAELETGGISLVWFEAQDCAGDTTSLIQATEPDIVEVLAGLTNLTPPGAVVLPFHETVMPEWGFGSIAHLLLALGGVYDPYVLILEGAMPPDEDLTGIKGTNMLCYIGDYETVMESLEKLRRVVEGKMKPNTLLPVVDAVKAISPERAKIIAERLVEKIDEVEKATEECMKGLSGEDVVTCARWFACLMKRAIGVVSFGNCASYGGVVGNTVAFSWARSDLLEDYESTTGYKLYREWARYGWSFSPTGGVGFFPDPVRGYKGFAKILAEQAPEPFRSFAKPYVDFIDGKCVPDKPSPDASCKPAVAVPGCPSNGNAQLKTLTNLILWVKGELPLPELDQYWRPKIIFGGSVHEQCPRNEKYRAGILRSEPGEPSGACLFSVGCKGPISNCPYNKIGWVNGVGGPTRTGGVCIGCTMPGFMDAYEPYYKPLPAPVKPEASAATELAAGAAVVGVLAAYGIRKLAGGEKEKEKGA from the coding sequence GTGCTAGAACTAAGGCTGTCTAGGAGACAGTTTCTAAAGCTTGCTGGTACCACAGCGCTACTAGCATCTCTTGACTGGCGTAAGCTAATACGCAGAGCCTTTGCAGAACTGGAGACGGGAGGTATTAGCCTTGTATGGTTTGAAGCCCAGGACTGCGCTGGTGATACAACGTCCTTGATACAGGCTACCGAGCCAGACATTGTTGAGGTTCTAGCTGGTCTTACAAATCTAACACCACCGGGTGCTGTTGTACTACCATTCCATGAGACTGTTATGCCCGAATGGGGCTTCGGCTCTATAGCGCATCTTCTGTTAGCCCTGGGTGGCGTATACGATCCATACGTGCTCATTCTAGAAGGGGCCATGCCACCGGACGAGGATCTAACCGGCATTAAGGGCACAAACATGCTGTGCTACATTGGTGACTACGAGACTGTTATGGAGTCGCTTGAGAAGCTCCGCAGGGTAGTTGAGGGCAAGATGAAGCCCAACACACTGCTCCCAGTGGTTGACGCTGTCAAGGCCATATCGCCGGAGAGAGCCAAGATTATCGCTGAGAGGCTCGTGGAGAAGATTGACGAGGTTGAGAAGGCGACAGAAGAGTGCATGAAGGGGCTTAGTGGCGAGGATGTCGTCACTTGTGCAAGGTGGTTTGCCTGCCTTATGAAGCGCGCCATAGGAGTTGTTAGCTTTGGCAACTGTGCAAGCTACGGTGGCGTTGTCGGCAACACCGTAGCTTTCAGCTGGGCTCGCAGCGACCTGCTAGAGGATTACGAGTCAACAACAGGCTACAAACTGTATAGGGAATGGGCCAGGTATGGATGGAGCTTTAGTCCAACCGGCGGTGTAGGCTTCTTCCCCGACCCCGTTAGGGGCTACAAGGGCTTCGCAAAGATACTAGCTGAACAAGCGCCAGAGCCATTTAGAAGCTTTGCGAAGCCCTACGTGGACTTTATCGATGGCAAGTGTGTACCCGACAAGCCAAGCCCCGATGCAAGCTGCAAGCCCGCCGTAGCTGTACCAGGATGCCCCTCCAACGGCAATGCGCAACTGAAGACCCTGACAAACCTCATACTATGGGTTAAGGGAGAGCTACCTCTACCAGAGCTTGACCAGTACTGGAGGCCAAAGATCATCTTTGGAGGCTCTGTACACGAGCAATGCCCGAGAAATGAAAAGTACCGTGCAGGTATACTACGCAGCGAGCCAGGCGAGCCTAGCGGCGCATGCCTCTTCAGCGTCGGCTGCAAAGGCCCCATATCAAATTGTCCATACAACAAGATTGGCTGGGTTAATGGTGTCGGCGGTCCAACTAGGACCGGCGGTGTCTGCATAGGCTGCACGATGCCAGGCTTCATGGACGCCTATGAGCCGTACTACAAGCCGTTACCAGCCCCCGTGAAGCCTGAAGCCTCCGCTGCAACCGAGCTCGCAGCCGGCGCGGCTGTTGTTGGTGTACTCGCAGCTTATGGTATCCGTAAGCTCGCGGGAGGTGAGAAGGAGAAGGAGAAGGGCGCGTGA
- a CDS encoding SDR family oxidoreductase: MPGRASFDLRGVNVLVTASSRGIGFYAARGLARLGASVAISSRSREALERAAKEIKEETGVEPIAIQADLTRRDDLVRLVEEAWDGLGGLDALVFNAGNVSCEPCHLEDAGYSDWLEAARLHLVAPGFLTSLLLPRFLRRGSGVFVYLSSVSVKAPMTPFALADVSRAGLVQLAKLVARSYGGRGIRAYTVLLGSFDTPGARRNVARIGESMGLSPEEAWRKLVLEATPLGRVARPEELANLLAFLLSPSAEYMNGATIVMDGAMTPCT, encoded by the coding sequence TTGCCTGGCAGGGCAAGCTTCGATCTACGTGGCGTGAATGTTCTTGTTACTGCTTCAAGTCGTGGTATCGGGTTCTATGCCGCCAGGGGGCTTGCCAGGCTTGGCGCTAGCGTGGCTATATCGTCTAGGAGCCGGGAGGCATTGGAGAGGGCTGCCAAGGAGATAAAGGAGGAGACAGGAGTCGAGCCTATCGCTATCCAGGCTGACCTTACCAGAAGGGATGATCTTGTGAGGCTTGTAGAGGAGGCATGGGATGGCCTGGGGGGTCTTGACGCTCTAGTATTTAATGCCGGGAACGTCTCCTGCGAGCCCTGCCACCTCGAGGATGCAGGCTATAGCGACTGGCTTGAAGCAGCAAGGCTCCACCTTGTCGCGCCAGGGTTCCTTACAAGCCTCCTCCTGCCAAGGTTCCTCAGGCGGGGAAGCGGCGTCTTCGTATACCTTTCATCGGTCAGTGTGAAGGCGCCTATGACCCCGTTCGCTCTTGCGGATGTGTCGAGGGCGGGACTGGTACAGCTTGCAAAACTGGTTGCACGGAGCTACGGCGGCCGGGGCATAAGGGCCTACACCGTGCTGCTCGGAAGCTTCGACACGCCGGGAGCCAGGAGAAACGTAGCCAGGATAGGCGAGTCTATGGGTCTAAGCCCGGAGGAGGCGTGGAGAAAGCTCGTACTGGAGGCAACCCCCCTGGGCAGAGTCGCGCGACCCGAAGAGCTAGCGAACCTGCTAGCCTTCCTCTTGTCGCCAAGCGCCGAGTACATGAACGGTGCAACAATAGTAATGGATGGTGCGATGACACCCTGCACATAG
- a CDS encoding (Fe-S)-binding protein, with amino-acid sequence MAATGSPVARDIAMKVRERISWSGFDKAKLDRAVAKFVGRIDVVKLHFLEACVGCGVCAPACPYYYVDERNAPMIKAEKARYIYRKKLTFAGRILGWLVNAKLPKSEKDLDEIVEAVYRCTNCGHCYLTCPFGIDSGSVIQELLKIVATDMGRVPSLIDFFAELERSGAFYEVPSLMEAWKAALTKAEEAIGKKLPYDKAGAEILLLPMLTDALFYPGAIAGAIKILEAAKLDYTVPSKPLGFRTPVAAVAGRPEAAKEALKRLVDSIEKLGVKTVVLLDGGFPYFWLRWKAPTVLGRKLDFKVLHIVELVDELISKGKLEFETADDEVTWHDPCQLVRRGGVVEEPYRVMAKVSRRFRPLPHHGVNSLCCGGGGGIGCMSMEMIKQFSSLVGLKPEDLISGEKEKEFIEKTEKAWAVALKRKIDHIRESKAKPRSNSLPGLHALNCWRCKDLRSRNRYYAYCRIPWKVCAGCWNQMTVHDPYTVF; translated from the coding sequence ATGGCCGCGACAGGTAGCCCCGTGGCACGCGATATAGCTATGAAGGTGAGGGAGAGAATTTCCTGGAGCGGCTTTGACAAGGCGAAACTGGATAGGGCTGTAGCCAAGTTTGTGGGCAGGATAGATGTCGTCAAGCTACACTTCCTAGAGGCGTGCGTTGGCTGTGGTGTATGTGCACCAGCATGTCCATACTACTATGTAGATGAGCGGAATGCACCGATGATTAAGGCTGAAAAGGCACGCTACATATACCGTAAGAAGCTAACGTTTGCTGGTAGGATACTTGGCTGGCTAGTGAACGCCAAGCTTCCAAAGAGCGAGAAGGATCTTGACGAGATTGTAGAGGCTGTGTATCGGTGTACAAACTGTGGCCACTGCTACCTGACATGTCCGTTCGGAATTGACAGTGGTAGTGTGATCCAGGAGCTGTTAAAGATTGTGGCCACTGATATGGGTAGAGTGCCATCCCTCATAGACTTCTTCGCCGAGCTAGAGAGGAGCGGAGCATTCTACGAGGTTCCAAGCCTTATGGAGGCTTGGAAGGCTGCACTAACCAAGGCTGAGGAGGCTATCGGGAAGAAGCTGCCATACGATAAGGCTGGCGCGGAGATACTACTACTGCCAATGCTGACAGACGCACTATTCTACCCCGGAGCCATCGCTGGCGCCATAAAGATCCTAGAGGCTGCCAAGCTAGACTACACAGTGCCCAGCAAGCCACTGGGCTTTAGAACGCCGGTAGCCGCTGTAGCCGGAAGACCGGAAGCTGCCAAGGAAGCTCTCAAGAGGCTCGTTGACAGCATTGAAAAGCTCGGCGTAAAGACTGTAGTATTGCTGGACGGCGGCTTCCCCTATTTCTGGCTGCGTTGGAAGGCGCCAACAGTCCTTGGCAGAAAGCTCGATTTCAAGGTGCTCCACATAGTAGAGCTTGTCGACGAGCTAATTTCAAAGGGTAAGTTGGAGTTCGAGACGGCAGACGACGAGGTAACATGGCATGATCCGTGCCAGCTTGTCCGGAGGGGAGGTGTGGTAGAGGAACCCTACAGGGTCATGGCGAAGGTTAGCAGAAGGTTTAGGCCACTACCCCATCATGGCGTAAACAGTCTATGCTGTGGCGGTGGAGGAGGCATAGGCTGTATGAGCATGGAGATGATCAAGCAGTTCTCCAGCCTAGTAGGACTCAAACCCGAGGACCTCATTAGCGGCGAGAAGGAGAAAGAGTTCATCGAGAAGACCGAGAAGGCGTGGGCCGTAGCACTCAAGAGGAAGATAGACCATATACGTGAGAGTAAGGCGAAGCCTCGTAGTAACAGCTTGCCCGGTCTGCATGCACTCAATTGCTGGCGGTGCAAAGATCTACGGTCTCGAAATCGGTATTATGCATATTGCAGAATACCTTGGAAGGTATGTGCGGGGTGTTGGAACCAAATGACAGTTCATGACCCGTACACGGTTTTTTGA